In Aedes albopictus strain Foshan chromosome 3, AalbF5, whole genome shotgun sequence, the following are encoded in one genomic region:
- the LOC134290552 gene encoding uncharacterized protein LOC134290552 yields the protein MTCTFELEEGVFRNRLLGKYDLNTRNSLLEPVSIFEAPGSPEHGIGYRRIPKDARLYDQWRITTGDSRLAVAGPSWSRDYLTLPILDSVGSKRGFKAPVRRGPPGAEVMVLPEVATTFRRPMTGSSKSLIARRDHHDGVLIYYQNAGGMNSSVDEYLFAISDGCYDIIVLTETWLGSRTLSGQVFGTEYEVCRCDRGPRNSRKSTGGGVLIATKKMFKTRVLNNDDWDSVEQQWACIQLTNRKVFLCVVYVPPDRTRDTALIDTHSRSLAAVIEKANAVDEIIIIGDFNLPEISWKSSCNGFLHPDPDRSKLNVGASKLLDSYSSATLRQINYITNENGRCLDLCFVSARDVAPAISIAPVPLVKHVNHHPPLVLTLDDHCSSKMMTVAPVFYDFRNADQQSIIEFLSAIDWTAVLDERNVNNAAQTLSHILGHVIERHVPKKAFLNNKPWMTHELRVLKSTKKAALKKYSKYRTVSLRDHYKRLNSAYHLSSRLSFRRYQENLQRNLRIRPKSFWKYVNSQRKEAGFPSTMTFNEKFSCNPDDICQFFADKFASTFNNQVIPDRQIHQAACNVPLMTGSSLYRLDIDNAMIFRAASSLKSSSNSGPDGIPSVFVKRFIENLLTSLQHVFSLSLSSGEFPSVWKTAVMFPVLKKGDRRNVCNYRGITSLCAISKLFELVVMDPLLAHCKQYLSDDQHGFISVRITMLHGSCNMVRFIICIFSSTIQFLPFVE from the exons atgacttgtacttttgagtTGGAAGAAGGGGTCTTCCGAAACCGACTTCTAGGCAAGTACGATTTGAATACAAGAAACTCGCTTCTTGAACCTGTTTCCATTTTCGAGGCCCCGGGATCTCCGGAACACGGTATTGGATATAGGCGCATCCCGAAGGACGCTCGATTGTACGACCAATGGAGGATAACGACTGGAGACTCCCGGTTGGCAGTAGCTGGTCCGTCATGGTCGCGTGATTACCTCACACTCCCCATTTTGGACTCCGTGGGATCGAAAAGGGGTTTCAAGGCCCCAGTTAGGCGGGGTCCTCCTGGTGCTGAAGTCATGGTCTTGCCGGAAGTAGCGACTACCTTCCGACGCCCGATGACAGGTTCCTCCAAATCCTTGATAGCAAGGCGAGATCATCACGATGGTGTATTGATCTACTATCAAAACGCTGGTGGAATGAATAGTAGCGTGGACGAATACCTTTTCGCAATATCCGATGGGTGTTACGACATCATCGTTCTAACCGAAACGTGGTTGGGCTCACGAACTCTCTCTGGACAGGTTTTTGGTACGGAATACGAAGTATGTCGCTGTGATCGTGGACCTCGAAACAGTCGCAAATCAACTGGTGGCGGCGTTCTCATAGCTACCAAAAAGATGTTCAAAACTAGAGTTTTGAACAATGACGACTGGGATAGTGTAGAACAGCAATGGGCGTGTATCCAGCTTACAAATCGCAAGGTGTTTCTGTGTGTTGTATATGTGCCCCCTGATCGAACCCGTGACACCGCCTTAATCGACACTCATTCCCGATCGTTAGCGGCGGTTATTGAAAAGGCTAATGCGGTCGACGAAATCATAATCATTGGGGATTTCAACTTACCGGAAATCTCTTGGAAATCGTCCTGCAATGGGTTTCTACACCCCGATCCCGATCGATCTAAGTTGAATGTAGGTGCATCCAAACTTTTAGATAGTTATAGCTCCGCCACGTTACGACAAATTAATTACATTACCAACGAAAATGGTCGCTGTCTTGATCTCTGTTTCGTGAGTGCTCGAGATGTCGCCCCAGCTATCTCCATTGCTCCAGTCCCACTGGTCAAACATGTGAATCACCATCCTCCATTAGTCCTCACACTCGACGATCATTGTTCAAGCAAAATGATGACTGTCGCTCCCGTGTTTTACGACTTTCGTAATGCTGACCAGCAAAGCATTATTGAATTTCTATCTGCCATCGATTGGACCGCTGTCCTCGACGAACGTAATGTGAACAATGCTGCTCAGACACTCTCGCACATCCTGGGTCATGTGATTGAGCGACATGTacctaagaaagctttcctgaacaACAAACCGTGGATGACTCATGAGCTTCGTGTACTGAAGTCCACGAAGAAAGCTGCTCTTAAGAAGTACTCGAAATATCGGACAGTTTCGCTGCGAGACCATTACAAGAGACTAAACTCCGCATACCATTTGAGTAGCCGCCTGAGCTTCCGACGGTACCAGGAAAACCTCCAACGGAATCTGAGGATTCGGCCCAAGTCCTTCTGGAAGTACGTTAACAGTCAACGGAAAGAGGCTGGCTTTCCTTCAACCATGACCTTCAACGAAAAATTCTCCTGCAACCCCGATGACATCTGCCAGTTTTTTGCCGACAAGTTTGCCAGCACTTTCAACAATCAAGTCATTCCCGATCGTCAAATTCATCAAGCCGCTTGCAATGTTCCGTTAATGACTGGAAGTAGTCTATACAGACTTGACATCGACAATGCCATGATTTTTAGAGCCGCCTCGTCGTTAAAGTCATCGAGCAACTCtggccctgacggaatcccatccGTTTTTGTGAAGAGGTTCATTGAAAATCTCCTGACTTCTCTGCAGCACGTATTCAGCCTGTCCTTGTCAAGTGGTGAATTCCCGTCGGTTTGGAAAACCGCCGTTATGTTTCCCGTTCTCAAGAAAGGTGATCGCAGGAACGTCTGCAACTATCGCGGTATCACATCACTGTGCGCAATCTCCAAGCTGTTTGAACTTGTAGTTATGGACCCACTTCTCGCACATTGCAAACAATATCTGAGTGACGACCAACATGGGTTCATCTCAG TGAGAATTACCATGCTACATGGTAGCTGTAACATGGTGAGATTCATAATATGCATATTCAGCAGTACTATTCAATTTTTACCATTCGTCGAGTAG